From Alosa sapidissima isolate fAloSap1 chromosome 2, fAloSap1.pri, whole genome shotgun sequence, one genomic window encodes:
- the si:dkey-61p9.7 gene encoding uncharacterized protein si:dkey-61p9.7 isoform X2 — protein sequence MRSSETDVHQSCQDCGHNFKQLAKILQIPTENRPIHERTKAKTSFEDTNDSCSETELREELNQLKQKEFPKALKSITSQKNSLEGKTLKVKMQWTFDIAKRDTTKKQEELQHIFPDKTPGHLQLAFSNLQTALYNCSESHHRRMIQEFIKDEQKDVSALLVKWYRLSCLMVLHNPPLLPKWDTDGLPCSLDVQCEKAHEDTASEEKKGCHVAVK from the exons ATGAG ATCTTCGGAAACAGATGTTCATCAATCATGTCAGGACTGTGGACACAATTTTAAACAACT AGCAAAGATTCTACAGATTCCCACAGAAAATAGGCCTATACATGAAAG AACTAAAGCCAAAACATCATTTGAAGACACTAATGACTCATGCAGCGAAACAGAACTCAGGGAAGAATTGAACCAACTCAAGCAAAAGGAGTTTCCAAAAGCCCTGAAATCCATAACCTCTCAGAAAAACAGCCTGGAGGGAAAGACCCTGAAGGTGAAAATGCAG TGGACATTTGATATTGCAAAACGGgacacaacaaaaaaacaagaggAGCTACAACATATTTTCCCAGATAAA ACACCAGGTCATCTGCAGCTTGCGTTCAGCAATCTCCAGACAGCTCTGTACAACTGCAGTGAATCTCACCATCGCAGGATGATTCAG GAGTTTATTAAAGATGAGCAGAAAGACGTCTCTGCTCTGCTGGTCAAGTGGTACAGGCTGAGCTGTTTGATGGTTCTGCACAACCCACCACTGCTGCCGAAGTGGGATACAGATGGTCTCCCTTGTAGTCTTGAT GTCCAGTGTGAAAAGGCACATGAAGACACAGCaagtgaagaaaagaaaggctgTCATGTAGCTGTGAAATAA
- the si:dkey-61p9.7 gene encoding uncharacterized protein si:dkey-61p9.7 isoform X1, with protein MRSSETDVHQSCQDCGHNFKQLAKILQIPTENRPIHERTKAKTSFEDTNDSCSETELREELNQLKQKEFPKALKSITSQKNSLEGKTLKVKMQWTFDIAKRDTTKKQEELQHIFPDKTPGHLQLAFSNLQTALYNCSESHHRRMIQEFIKDEQKDVSALLVKWYRLSCLMVLHNPPLLPKWDTDGLPCSLDQVQCEKAHEDTASEEKKGCHVAVK; from the exons ATGAG ATCTTCGGAAACAGATGTTCATCAATCATGTCAGGACTGTGGACACAATTTTAAACAACT AGCAAAGATTCTACAGATTCCCACAGAAAATAGGCCTATACATGAAAG AACTAAAGCCAAAACATCATTTGAAGACACTAATGACTCATGCAGCGAAACAGAACTCAGGGAAGAATTGAACCAACTCAAGCAAAAGGAGTTTCCAAAAGCCCTGAAATCCATAACCTCTCAGAAAAACAGCCTGGAGGGAAAGACCCTGAAGGTGAAAATGCAG TGGACATTTGATATTGCAAAACGGgacacaacaaaaaaacaagaggAGCTACAACATATTTTCCCAGATAAA ACACCAGGTCATCTGCAGCTTGCGTTCAGCAATCTCCAGACAGCTCTGTACAACTGCAGTGAATCTCACCATCGCAGGATGATTCAG GAGTTTATTAAAGATGAGCAGAAAGACGTCTCTGCTCTGCTGGTCAAGTGGTACAGGCTGAGCTGTTTGATGGTTCTGCACAACCCACCACTGCTGCCGAAGTGGGATACAGATGGTCTCCCTTGTAGTCTTGAT CAGGTCCAGTGTGAAAAGGCACATGAAGACACAGCaagtgaagaaaagaaaggctgTCATGTAGCTGTGAAATAA